One Delphinus delphis chromosome 3, mDelDel1.2, whole genome shotgun sequence genomic region harbors:
- the MTX3 gene encoding metaxin-3 isoform X2, whose protein sequence is MAAPLELRCWGGGWGLPSVHSESLVVMAYAKFSGAPLKVNVIDNTWRGSRGDVPVLTTEDSIVSQPAKILNFLRKQLHTFWVESDNYFTVTKPWFASRMPFPLSLILPGRMSKGALNRILLTRGEPPLYHLRDVEAQIYRDAKECLNLLSNRLGTSQFFFGDTPSTLDAYVFGFLAPLYKVRFPKVQLQEHLKQLSNLCRFCDDILNSYFRLSLGGISPAGQETVDANLQKLTQLVNKESNLIEKMDDNLRQSPQLPPRKLPTLKLTPAEEESNSSQRLSP, encoded by the exons ATGGCGGCGCCCTTGGAGCTCAGGTGCTGGGGAGGCGGCTGGGGGCTCCCGTCGGTGCACAGCGAGTccttggtggtgatg GCTTACGCCAAGTTTTCTGGTGCACCCCTGAAAGTCAATGTCATAGATAACACCTGGAGAGGTTCAAGAG GAGATGTACCAGTTTTGACAACTGAAGACAGTATTGTTTCTCAGCCGGCAAAAATACtaaactttttaagaaaacag CTTCACACATTCTGGGTTGAGAGTGACAATTACTTTACTGTGACAAAGCCATGGTTTGCTTCACGAATGCCTTTTCCCTTGAGTTTGATCCTGCCTGGAAGAATGTCTAAGGGAGCACTGAATAGGATTCTCCTGACCAGGGGAGAGCCTCCCCTCTACCACCTCCGAGATGTAGAAGCTCAG ATATACAGAGATGCCAAGGAGTGCCTAAATCTTCTGTCAAACAGACTGGGAAcatctcagtttttctttggAGATAC gccTTCTACTTTGGATGCCTATGTGTTTGGTTTTCTCGCACCTCTTTATAAAGTACGCTTTCCTAAAGTTCAGTTACAAGAACATTTGAAACAGCTCTCCAACCTGTGTCGCTTTTGTGATGACATCCTAAACAGTTATTTTAGGCTTAGTCTTGGAG GCATCTCTCCTGCTGGACAAGAAACGGTAGATGCAAATctgcagaaactcacacaacttGTAAATAAGGAATCCAACTTGATTGAAAAG ATGGATGACAATCTTCGCCAAagccctcagcttcctcctcgGAAACTGCCAACACTTAAATTGACTCCAGCAGAAGAAGAAAGTAATTCCTCACAACGGCTGTCACCCTGA
- the MTX3 gene encoding metaxin-3 isoform X1, with protein MAAPLELRCWGGGWGLPSVHSESLVVMAYAKFSGAPLKVNVIDNTWRGSRGDVPVLTTEDSIVSQPAKILNFLRKQKYNADYELSAKQGADTLAYIALLEEKLLPAVLHTFWVESDNYFTVTKPWFASRMPFPLSLILPGRMSKGALNRILLTRGEPPLYHLRDVEAQIYRDAKECLNLLSNRLGTSQFFFGDTPSTLDAYVFGFLAPLYKVRFPKVQLQEHLKQLSNLCRFCDDILNSYFRLSLGGISPAGQETVDANLQKLTQLVNKESNLIEKMDDNLRQSPQLPPRKLPTLKLTPAEEESNSSQRLSP; from the exons ATGGCGGCGCCCTTGGAGCTCAGGTGCTGGGGAGGCGGCTGGGGGCTCCCGTCGGTGCACAGCGAGTccttggtggtgatg GCTTACGCCAAGTTTTCTGGTGCACCCCTGAAAGTCAATGTCATAGATAACACCTGGAGAGGTTCAAGAG GAGATGTACCAGTTTTGACAACTGAAGACAGTATTGTTTCTCAGCCGGCAAAAATACtaaactttttaagaaaacag aaatataatgccgATTATGAACTGTCAGCAAAACAAGGGGCAGATACACTAGCTTACATTGCTCTCCTCGAAGAGAAGCTTCTTCCTGCAGTG CTTCACACATTCTGGGTTGAGAGTGACAATTACTTTACTGTGACAAAGCCATGGTTTGCTTCACGAATGCCTTTTCCCTTGAGTTTGATCCTGCCTGGAAGAATGTCTAAGGGAGCACTGAATAGGATTCTCCTGACCAGGGGAGAGCCTCCCCTCTACCACCTCCGAGATGTAGAAGCTCAG ATATACAGAGATGCCAAGGAGTGCCTAAATCTTCTGTCAAACAGACTGGGAAcatctcagtttttctttggAGATAC gccTTCTACTTTGGATGCCTATGTGTTTGGTTTTCTCGCACCTCTTTATAAAGTACGCTTTCCTAAAGTTCAGTTACAAGAACATTTGAAACAGCTCTCCAACCTGTGTCGCTTTTGTGATGACATCCTAAACAGTTATTTTAGGCTTAGTCTTGGAG GCATCTCTCCTGCTGGACAAGAAACGGTAGATGCAAATctgcagaaactcacacaacttGTAAATAAGGAATCCAACTTGATTGAAAAG ATGGATGACAATCTTCGCCAAagccctcagcttcctcctcgGAAACTGCCAACACTTAAATTGACTCCAGCAGAAGAAGAAAGTAATTCCTCACAACGGCTGTCACCCTGA
- the MTX3 gene encoding metaxin-3 isoform X3, producing the protein MAAPLELRCWGGGWGLPSVHSESLVVMAYAKFSGAPLKVNVIDNTWRGSRGDVPVLTTEDSIVSQPAKILNFLRKQKYNADYELSAKQGADTLAYIALLEEKLLPAVLHTFWVESDNYFTVTKPWFASRMPFPLSLILPGRMSKGALNRILLTRGEPPLYHLRDVEAQIYRDAKECLNLLSNRLGTSQFFFGDTPSTLDAYVFGFLAPLYKVRFPKVQLQEHLKQLSNLCRFCDDILNSYFRLSLGDG; encoded by the exons ATGGCGGCGCCCTTGGAGCTCAGGTGCTGGGGAGGCGGCTGGGGGCTCCCGTCGGTGCACAGCGAGTccttggtggtgatg GCTTACGCCAAGTTTTCTGGTGCACCCCTGAAAGTCAATGTCATAGATAACACCTGGAGAGGTTCAAGAG GAGATGTACCAGTTTTGACAACTGAAGACAGTATTGTTTCTCAGCCGGCAAAAATACtaaactttttaagaaaacag aaatataatgccgATTATGAACTGTCAGCAAAACAAGGGGCAGATACACTAGCTTACATTGCTCTCCTCGAAGAGAAGCTTCTTCCTGCAGTG CTTCACACATTCTGGGTTGAGAGTGACAATTACTTTACTGTGACAAAGCCATGGTTTGCTTCACGAATGCCTTTTCCCTTGAGTTTGATCCTGCCTGGAAGAATGTCTAAGGGAGCACTGAATAGGATTCTCCTGACCAGGGGAGAGCCTCCCCTCTACCACCTCCGAGATGTAGAAGCTCAG ATATACAGAGATGCCAAGGAGTGCCTAAATCTTCTGTCAAACAGACTGGGAAcatctcagtttttctttggAGATAC gccTTCTACTTTGGATGCCTATGTGTTTGGTTTTCTCGCACCTCTTTATAAAGTACGCTTTCCTAAAGTTCAGTTACAAGAACATTTGAAACAGCTCTCCAACCTGTGTCGCTTTTGTGATGACATCCTAAACAGTTATTTTAGGCTTAGTCTTGGAG ATGGATGA